The following are from one region of the Hyalangium gracile genome:
- a CDS encoding sigma-54-dependent transcriptional regulator, with amino-acid sequence MTQPKRAKILVVDDDTVVLKAVNQILQREGYPVVAIDDAVEGLAAAKDPSIDVAVLDINMPHLSGMDLLKAIKAERPDVEVIMMTAYATVETAVEAVKAGAYDYLTKPFENIDDLSLTVGKAAERKALKDRTRALEEALTVRSQFEDLIGQSSQMRAVFKLVETVSHSTATVLIQGESGTGKELVARAIHYRSQRKDKPFVAVNCSALTETLLESELFGHMKGAFTGATNNKKGLFEAADGGTIFLDEIGDVPPATQVRLLRVLQEGEVKRVGANEPVKVDVRVIAATHVDLSRAKSEGKFREDLFYRLNVITIDLPPLRDRPEDVPLLAHHFLKMYSAKLAKKVTGFTPRAMEALTVNRWTGNVRELENVIERAVVLTSNDLLDVEDLPPGFQESPQAGSPVEVFSLAHLPYAQAKRLAMRAFERRYLTALLEKNNNNVSSAARAAGVDRSNFRRLLKQYEVAGRTMKQRKNGSDSDSPLEVA; translated from the coding sequence GTGACCCAACCCAAGCGCGCCAAGATCCTCGTGGTGGATGATGACACCGTCGTCCTCAAGGCCGTGAACCAGATCCTCCAGCGCGAGGGCTACCCCGTGGTTGCCATCGACGACGCGGTGGAAGGTCTGGCCGCGGCGAAGGACCCGTCCATCGATGTCGCGGTGCTGGACATCAACATGCCCCACCTGTCCGGCATGGATCTGCTCAAGGCCATCAAGGCCGAGCGGCCGGACGTGGAGGTCATCATGATGACGGCCTACGCCACGGTGGAGACGGCGGTGGAGGCGGTGAAGGCGGGGGCCTACGACTACCTGACCAAGCCGTTCGAGAACATCGACGACCTGAGCCTCACGGTGGGCAAGGCGGCCGAGCGCAAGGCGCTCAAGGACCGCACCCGCGCGCTGGAGGAGGCGCTCACCGTCCGCAGCCAGTTCGAGGATCTGATCGGGCAGTCCTCGCAGATGCGGGCGGTGTTCAAGCTGGTGGAGACGGTGAGCCACTCCACTGCGACCGTGCTGATTCAAGGGGAGAGCGGCACGGGCAAGGAGCTGGTGGCGCGCGCCATCCACTACCGCAGCCAGCGCAAGGACAAGCCCTTCGTGGCGGTGAACTGCTCGGCGCTGACCGAGACGCTGCTGGAGAGCGAGCTGTTCGGCCACATGAAGGGGGCGTTCACGGGCGCCACCAACAACAAGAAGGGCCTCTTCGAGGCGGCCGACGGCGGCACCATCTTCCTGGACGAGATCGGCGACGTGCCGCCGGCCACCCAGGTCCGCCTGCTTCGCGTGCTGCAGGAGGGCGAGGTGAAGCGGGTAGGCGCCAACGAGCCGGTGAAGGTGGACGTTCGCGTCATCGCCGCCACGCACGTGGACCTGTCCCGCGCCAAGTCCGAGGGCAAGTTCCGCGAGGACCTCTTCTACCGCCTGAACGTCATCACCATCGACCTGCCGCCGCTGCGCGACAGGCCGGAGGACGTGCCGCTGCTGGCGCACCACTTCCTGAAGATGTACTCGGCCAAGCTGGCCAAGAAGGTGACGGGGTTCACGCCGCGCGCCATGGAGGCGCTCACGGTGAACCGGTGGACGGGCAACGTCCGCGAGCTGGAGAACGTCATCGAGCGCGCGGTGGTGCTCACCTCCAACGACTTGCTGGACGTGGAGGACCTGCCGCCCGGCTTCCAGGAGTCCCCGCAGGCCGGCTCGCCGGTGGAGGTGTTCAGCCTGGCGCACCTGCCGTACGCCCAGGCCAAGCGCCTGGCGATGCGCGCCTTCGAGCGGCGCTACCTCACCGCGCTGCTGGAGAAGAACAACAACAACGTCTCCAGCGCCGCGCGCGCCGCGGGAGTGGACCGCTCCAACTTCCGCCGCCTGCTCAAGCAGTACGAGGTGGCGGGCCGCACCATGAAGCAGCGCAAGAACGGCAGCGACAGCGACTCGCCATTAGAGGTCGCCTAG
- a CDS encoding replication-associated recombination protein A, producing the protein MDLFEHAGQKDQQAQAPLAERMRPTTLADFVGQEHLTGEGRFLRRAIQNDQVPSLILWGPPGTGKTTLARVIAQSTGSAFESLSAVLSGVKDIRETVARAQDRWKMNRQRTLLFIDEIHRFNKSQQDALLPHVEKGTVTLIGATTENPSFEVNAALLSRSRVVTLRGLEEEELITVMRKALADPKGLAGKVQVDDEALQFIAEAAGGDARKALTALEAAAAYGGAKVDKKAAEEALQQKMLLYDKGGEEHYNVVSAFIKSMRGSDVDAALYWMTRMLEAGEDPVFVFRRMVIFASEDIGNADPRALAVAVDALQAFQFVGMPEGVLPLTQAVTYLALAPKSNAVLTSYGAARAAVTQEGALPVPMHLRNAPTRLMKGMGYGGGYKYPHNFEGNYVPEDYLPEALKARRFYKPSTNGLEHELTERYQAFQRQLAEKPREPGEDG; encoded by the coding sequence ATGGACCTCTTCGAACACGCGGGCCAGAAGGACCAGCAGGCCCAGGCCCCCCTGGCCGAGCGCATGCGGCCCACCACCCTGGCGGACTTCGTGGGGCAGGAGCACCTCACCGGCGAGGGCCGCTTCCTGCGCCGGGCCATCCAGAACGATCAGGTGCCCTCGCTCATCCTCTGGGGCCCCCCGGGCACGGGGAAGACGACGCTGGCGCGCGTCATCGCCCAGTCCACCGGCTCCGCCTTCGAGTCCCTGTCCGCCGTGCTCTCCGGCGTGAAGGACATCCGCGAGACGGTGGCCCGGGCCCAGGACCGCTGGAAGATGAACCGCCAGCGCACCCTGCTCTTCATCGATGAGATCCACCGCTTCAACAAGTCCCAGCAGGACGCGCTGCTGCCCCACGTGGAGAAGGGCACGGTGACGCTGATTGGCGCCACCACGGAGAACCCCTCCTTCGAGGTGAACGCGGCGCTCCTCTCGCGAAGCCGCGTCGTCACCCTGCGCGGGCTGGAGGAGGAGGAGCTCATCACCGTCATGCGCAAGGCGCTGGCGGACCCGAAGGGCCTCGCCGGCAAGGTGCAGGTGGACGACGAGGCGCTCCAGTTCATCGCCGAGGCGGCGGGCGGAGACGCGCGCAAGGCCCTCACCGCGCTGGAGGCCGCGGCGGCGTACGGGGGCGCCAAGGTGGACAAGAAGGCCGCCGAGGAGGCGCTCCAGCAGAAGATGCTCCTCTACGACAAGGGCGGCGAGGAGCACTACAACGTCGTCAGCGCCTTCATCAAATCCATGCGCGGCTCGGACGTGGACGCGGCGCTCTACTGGATGACGCGCATGCTGGAGGCCGGAGAGGACCCCGTCTTCGTCTTCCGGCGCATGGTCATCTTCGCCTCGGAGGACATCGGCAACGCGGACCCCCGGGCCCTGGCGGTGGCGGTGGACGCGCTCCAGGCCTTCCAGTTCGTGGGCATGCCGGAGGGGGTGCTCCCGCTCACCCAGGCGGTGACGTACCTGGCGCTGGCGCCCAAGTCGAACGCGGTGCTCACCTCCTACGGCGCGGCGCGCGCGGCGGTGACGCAGGAGGGCGCGCTGCCGGTGCCCATGCACCTGCGCAACGCGCCCACCAGGCTGATGAAGGGCATGGGCTACGGGGGCGGCTACAAGTACCCCCACAACTTCGAGGGCAACTACGTCCCGGAGGACTACCTTCCGGAGGCGCTCAAGGCCCGGCGCTTCTACAAGCCCTCGACCAACGGGCTGGAGCACGAGCTGACCGAGCGCTACCAGGCCTTCCAGCGCCAGCTCGCGGAGAAGCCCCGCGAGCCGGGCGAGGACGGGTGA